Below is a genomic region from bacterium.
GAGCCACGGGCCCGCGGGGGAAATATGATCAGTCGTACATTTGCCTTTTGCTTTCATAAGCAAAGGTACATCAATAATATCTTTTCCATCCCAGGAGGTGAAAGGCGCGAGCAGTTGCAGGCGATTACTTGTAGGATCAACGGCTACCTTAACTTGTGAACCATCTTTTGCCGGGGCGAGATATCCATTCTCACCTGTAATAAATCCGTTTTTGGGTAATTCATCTCCTGACGGTGCATTCAGACGAACTTGCTCGCCTTGTGAATTGGTCAGAAAATCCCTCAACGGGTTGAATGTGAGCCTGCCCGACAAAGCAAGCGCTGTTACGATCTCAGGACTCGCAACGAAGGAATGAGTTGCAGAATTGCCGTCATTTCGTTTTGCGAAATTTCGATTATAGGAGGACACGATCGTGTTTTTCTCCCCGTCTTGGACATCGTGACGTTTCCATTGGCCGATGCATGGCCCGCAGGCGTTGGCTAGAACTTTCCCGCCTATCTTTGTCAAATCAGAAAGTTGCCCGTCGCGTTCGATCGTGGCGCGAATTTGTTCCGACCCCGGTGTGATCACAAATTCCGCTTTTGCCATAACGCCTTTCGCGGACGCTAATCGCGCGATGCTGGCGGAACGCTCGATGTCTTCGTAAGAAGAGTTGGTGCAGCTTCCGATGAGCGCAACTTTTATTTCTTCCGGATATCCGTTGTCTGAAACTGCTTTTGCTAATTGCGAGATAGGCCACGCTTTGTCGGGTGTGAACGGCCCATTCACATGCGGCTCCAATTCGTCTAAATTGATTTCAATGATCTCATCGTAATATTTTTCTGGATTTGCAAAAACTTCAGGGTCCGCAATCAACAAATCAGCATATTCGTCACACAGTTTTGCTAATGATTCTCGTTCCGTAATTTTTAAATACGCTGCCATCCGGCTATCGTACGGAAATACCGACGTCGTCGCGCCAATTTCCGCGCCCATATTGCATATCGTTCCTTTGCCTGTGCAGCTAATCGACTCCGTGCCCGGCCCGAAATATTCGATAATTTTACCGGTGCCGCCTTTCACCGTAAGAATACCGGCTAATTTTAGAATAACGTCTTTCGGTGAAGTCCAGCCGTTAAGTTTTCCGGTCAACTTAACGCCGGTAATCCCCGGCCATTTCAGTTCCCACGGCAATCCCGCCATGACATCCACCGCATCCGCTCCGCCAACGCCGATCGCCAACATGCCGAGTCCTCCCGCATTGGGTGTGTGCGAATCCGTTCCGATCATGAGACCGCCAGGAAATGCGTAGTTCTCAAGAACAACCTGGTGAATAATACCCGCACCCGGTTTCCAAAAGCCGATTCCGTATTTATTCGACACGCTTGCTAAAAAATCATAAACTTCTTTATTATCCGTTTTTGCCTTTGACAGATCGTCTTCTGCCCCAACTTCGGCCTGAATTAAGTGATCGCAGTGAACAGTGGACGGTACGGCAACCCTTGAGCGCCCGGAAGACATAAATTGAAGTAATGCCATCTGCGCAGTCGCATCCTGCATCGCAACGCGGTCGGGGGAGAGATCTGTATAAGTTCTTAGTCTTTCAGGAGCCGTTTTAGGCGGTTCCGTAAAATGCGAGACGAGAATTTTCTCTGTTAACGTGAGCGGCCTTCCGAAAAGTTGTCGCGCTTTTTCCTGTTTTACTTTCAGGTTTTTATAAACATTTTTTATCATATCGAGATCAAACATTTTCGTAACTCCTTATGTGAATCGTTGATGATCGTAAGATTGTTTCAACGCGAGGAAGTTAGTCAATTATCTCTTTTTTATCAAGCATATATTGGTATAGATCTTCACTCTTATGCGGAGTCGGTGCGTGTTAACAATAAAAAAGTCTCCGCTTTTGGCGGAGACTTTTCGTTAAGTCCTATTTTCAATCTAATGGCTATCGGTGTGCAATTGGATCTGCAGGAGCTGCCGGATCACTGACGGCTGTTCCGTCGCTCGTGATATTTCCTAAAAGCAATATCCCGCAAACATGAGGCGTTGCCATTGAGGTTCCGCTGATGGTATTCGTGCCGCCGTTTTTCCACAGAGACAAAATGCTTACGCCCGGTGCAGCATAATCTACCGGTGGATTGCCGTAATTGGAGAAAGACGCAAAAACATCGCTGGAATTAACAGCCGAAACTGTATATATGTTTGCACCGTTCACGCGAGCAGGAGAATGATTGTTGGCATTATCGCTTTCGTTACCTGCGGCAAGTGCAAATTTGACCTTGGAAGAGGCTGCCAGAACGGCATTGTCAAGCGTTGTAGAAACACCGCCGCCCAAACTCATGTTGGCAGTTTCCCCTGTCACACCCTTGCTTGCCACATAGTTTACTCCGGCAATGACCCCTGATGTCGTTCCGCTTCCGCGACGATCAAGTACTCGAACCGATACAACCGTTGCGCCGGCAGCGACACCAACAACATTTATTGTATTGCTTTTTGCAGCAACTGTTCCCGCAACATGGGTCCCGTGTCCGTTCTGATCATCCGGATTGGTTGATTGGTTACCGCTCAGGAAACTTTTGCTGTTGGCCAGATCAACGGTGAGATCCGGGTGGTCAAGATCAATACCTGTGTCTATGATCCATGCGCGTTTGCCGACCCCGTTACCGGAACCGCCGACACGAGTAATTCCCCAAGGAGTCGATTGTGCTAAAGACTTCTGAACATGGACTTCCTGAATGTAGGGTATCAGTTTCACGACCTGATCTTGTTCGACATAACTCACTCGGGAATCATTCCGTAATGCTTCAAGTTTTTCAGCGGGAACTTTGGCGGAAAATCCATTTAACGCCGTTTCATAAACAAACTCTGTCTCTAAGTTATACAAACTTGCCATTTCTGTCGCCATTTGCGCACTGGACTTCGCAAGAGCGGGTTTAAGAACAACTATATATTGGCCTTCAATGGGCGTGCCGGCCGGTGATGCCGCTATGAAGTCCTCCAATTGAACGTCTTCTTTCGTATTGTTGTCGCACCCAATCAGGGCAACTAAACAAACGACAGTAAAAAGTGCGGCGGCATTGCGCCAAAGTTTAGAAATGTGCATAATCCTCTCCTCCTCTAGTTTAGAAAATAAGTTAATTAAGTGAATTACAAAAAAACGATAAAATTACAATTGGGCTATAACGTATCGAAAAGTTGTAATTTGAGAAATCCGTATCCCTACGGATTTATTCGAAAATGATATGACTAATTCGATCTTACAAAACCGGGTGTGATTCTTAGACAAGAACTTTAGACAAGATATGATTACGTAAAAGACAGACGCTTATTTTATGATGATCAGTATAAGATTATTATTACGCTCTGTCAAGAGGTTTGTCATTTTTGTAATATAACTATTAGATTCGAATCTTATTTGAAATACGCCTTTAAAAAGATATTTTGTTTTACAATGAAAAATTGAATGCAAAATGAATAACCTATTACTCCATAACGGAAAATTTTACACCGGCGACAAAACCATACCGGAATGCGAGGCCGTTGCTGTTTTGGAAGACAAAATTATCGCCGTCGGTTCTTCCGAAGATTTGTTGAGGGAATTTTACCGTTTCGAGAGAATCGATCTAAACGGAAAACGCGTTTTACCTGCTTTTACGGATGCGCATACTCATTTTTTAGCGTATTGCCTGAAACAAGATCAGATAGATCTCAACGGAATAAATTCTCTGGAACAATGCTTACAGATCATTCAAAAAAGAACTGAAACAACACCTAAAGGCCAATGGATCAAAGGCAGTGGATGGAATCATAACTTATGGAATCCGGTTACATATCCGACCCGGTTCGATCTTGATAAAATTTCGCCGAGCCATCCGGTTTGCCTCGAAGCGCGCGACGCGCATACGTCCTGGGTAAATTCCGTAGCGTTAAAGTTAGCCGGTATAACTTCCTCAACAGCGTTTGATTCGACCGGCGAAATTGTCAAAGACATCCGGGCTGAACCCACCGGTATTATCAAAGAAGAAGCGCGCAGATTGATTTGGGATGTGATGGGTGAAGAGTCTGTCGAGGAACGTGTCGTTGCGCTGAAAAGTGGGATGAAGCTCGCTTATCAAAACGGATTGGGCGGCGTGCACTGCATGGAAACGATTAAAGATTTTGAGGCGTATCAGATTTTACAGGCGCGAAACGAATTGAAACTTCGCGTTAATTTTTATTTTCCAATCCGTTATTTGAATCATGTCATTGATCTGGGATTGAAAAGCGGGTTCGGTGATGAATGGGTTCGTTTTGGCGGGATGAAAATCTTCTTAGATGGAACGCTTGGTTCGCAAACCGCCCACATGATCGCTCCATTTGATCACGTTTTTCCTAAGACGTGGGGAACAGAGATTATTGATCAAGATAAGGTCAATGAGCTTGTTTTGAATGCAGCGCGTCACGATATAGCTTGTGCGATTCACGCTATCGGCGACATGGCAAACCGGAAAGCTTTGAATGCATATGAATATCAAAAAAGTTTGTTGCCGGAAAAAAACCTTCGCCAGCGAATCGAGCACTGCCAGCTCATTCATCCGGATGATCTTGCGCGATTTGGAAAACTAGGCGTTATAGCATCAATGCAGCCCGTGCATATTCCTGAGGACATTGATGCCGCTAATAAATATTGGGGTCAGCGGGCGCAATGGGCGTATCCGTTTCGTTCATTATTAAATTCCGGAGCTGTTATCGCCATGGGTTCCGATATGCCGATAGAAACGTGTAATGTCTTTAAAGGAATTCATGCTGCGTTGAGACGGGTAAAACAAAATGAAATAAAGCCCTGGTTTACGGAACAAATATTGAACCTCCATGAAATAATCTATGCCTATACGATGGGCGCCGCTTTCGCATCGGGTGAGGAAAAAATAAAAGGTTCGATATCCCGTGGCAAATTTGCGGATATGATGGTTTTGTCAGATGATATTTTTACTTGCGTACCGGATGATATTCCAAACATCTCAGTGCAAAAAATGATTGTTGGCGGTGAAATGGTTTTTGAAGCCTAAAAGAAATCAATTTCGCCGCAAATAGCGCAAGGGAAAATCCAAAACTGAAAAGTGTTTCGACAATTTTATTCTTCGTTTTTAGTTTCATTAGGAACAATATAATTATACAGGAATATTTTGGTCTTTTGCAAGTTTGATGATTAAGAATAAATAAGGATATGATATGAAAAACAATGTGTTAAAAGTAACGATTCCGGTTTTTTTGATAGTTTTAATCATCGTTGCCGTCGGTTTTCGCTCTGCTTCACAGTTAACTTGGTATGGTTTTGATGAAGGCCTTCAAAAAGCGAAGAATGAGAACAAGCAGGTTCTAATCGACATCTACACCGACTGGTGCGGCTGGTGCAAGGTCATGGACGAAAAAACGTACACTGATTCTCGGATTGTACAGTACCTTAACTCAAAATTCGTGTTGATCAAACTTAACCCGGAAAAAGACGGCCCTGTAATGTTCAACGGCAAAACATACAATGCCGACCATTTCGCGCAAGGTATCGGCGTCAATGGTTATCCCGCTACGGCTTTTTTTGAATCCGACGCAAAATTGATCACACTCGTTCCCGGTTATCTGAAAGCCGATGAATTTTTACCTATTCTGGAATACATCGGCGAAAAAAGATACAACGACATCGGCTTCGATGACTTTATTAAACAAAGAGAAAAAAATTAATCAGCAGGACGGATAATATTCGTCTTTTTTTGCCTTTCATGGGTTTGCTTTTGACTTTGTTTTGATTATTTTGGCTTGAATGTAATCGAAACTTGCAGACTCATCTTCCGTCGTATTCTTCATCCGGTTTTATCTGCATGCATTAACGCTGTCTGCGGGAAAGACATTAAAACTAAGTGGCGCCTTCATGTTCACAAAAAAAATGTTCACCGTTCTCGCATGGGAGTTCATTCAAAAGGTAAAATCAAAAGGTTTTATTTTTTCGATGATATTCATGCCGGTGGTGATCATAGGGTTCACCCTTATTCCGACGTATTTCGCCGATCAGGAACCGGAACGAGCGCTCAATATAGCCATCGCAGATCAAACGGGTTTTGCCACAGATGAACTATCATTCAAATTAGAAACCCAATTCCCCCTCCAAAACGGTAGAAGTCCCGTTAATTTCGTACCTCTTCCCTACACAACGGCCGACAGTGTTTTAATCACCGGCAAGCACTTAATTCATAAAGGCATCGTGGATGGGTTCCTCGTCGTTGATGATGAAGCCATTCGACAGAAACAAGTTCGATACTTTGTTAAAGGAGCGGGCAACAACAGAACATTTCAAAACCTCGAGCGGTGTATAAACAACGTCATCATTGAACATCATGCAAAACAACTTAATTTGTCGCCTCTTCAAATTCAAAGTATCACACAAACTATTAACGTTAAAATGATCCTTATCGGATCGGAAGATACGGAACTTATACAAAAATATTTGGCCGGAATAATACTGGTTATGATGTTGTTCTTTGCTATTTTCAATTCCGGCGGCTCCTTCATGCGCGGCATCAGTGAAGAAAAAAACAATCGTGTTATAGAAATTCTGATCTCGTCCATTTCACCTAGGGAACTTATGACCGGCAAGATCTTGGGATTAGGCTGTGTCGGATTAACTCAGATCTTTGTATGGGGATTATTAGGCGCACTTTTTGGACGGGAAGCGTTGGGCTTTTTAACGCCTTTCCTGCTTTTTTGTTTTGCTGCTTATTTTGTTTTAGGATATTTATTGTTTGCAGGAATTTTTTCGATTGTCGGTTCCGTTTTATCATCGGAACATGATATACAACCCGTTCAAGCCGTTCTTTCAATGATTGGTATTCTTCCGATAGCGCTTGCCATCCTGGTTCTGCAAAACCCCGATTCGGTTCTTGTTACCATTCTTTCGTATATTCCGTTGCTGACACCAACGCTAATGATTTTACGGCTAGTTATTTCCGAGCCTTCCTTGATACAGGTTATCGGAACCATGATCGTTCTCTTATTATCATTACTTTTTATGCTAAAACTCGCAAGCAAGATATTCCATGTCTCTTTGCTCATGCATGGTAAAAGACCAACATTAAATGAGGTTATTAGATGGGCGCGGGCATGAAGAATGAGCGTGGCACGGTGACCTTGACTATCAAAAATATGGTGTGTAATCGGTGCGTGCGGGTGGTGCGGGAGGAACTGGAAAAACTGGGGTTGGATGTTCGAAGTGTTATCCTTGGTGAGGCTACTGTGGCGTCAGGCCATGTTCAAATTGACATGAACAGAATAAAGGGCGTGTTAAACTCAAACGGCTTTGATATTGTGGATGACCGGAAAGCCAAAACGGTGGAAAAAATTAAAAACGCTATTATTCGTCTCATACACCACAATGAGAATCTGGAAGCGTTTGAAATGAGCTATTCAGAATATATCGCGGGAGAAGTTCATGCGGATTATCATCAAGTCAGCGCTTTGTTTTCTTCTATTGAAGGCATTACTATTGAAAAATATATTATCCTGCAAAAAATCGAACGTGTAAAGGAACTTCTAAAATACGGTGAGCTGACATTGAGTGAAATATCGTATCAGATGGGTTATAGCAGCGTTGCCTACCTGTCAAACCAATTCAAAAAAGTAACCGGCTTTACACCGAGCGCTTTCAAAAGCATGACCACGTCTTCCAGGCAGTCTATTGACCTGATCAAAAAAACATAGTTCCCTTTCATTGCAACCTTTAGATCAGACGATCTGAATAAATTACAACATTTTCTCCTAATTTTGTAACGTCTCCGTAGGCATTTGTTATTATATTTCGTGCTTATCGGGTTGGCTCACAAATGGAAGAGAGCCCTTCAGTCTGAGCGAAGTCGAAGACTGATTTTACTAAACTTGGTCATGGTTCGACAAGCCTGTCCTGAGCCCTGCCGAAGGGCTCACCATGACGTATGTGAGTAAACCCGACAAGCACATTATATTTTCTTAAACAAACAAATTAACTTATGGAGGTAACAAAAATGCAACTGACCTCTCCTGCTATTAATCAACCATCATTAAACCGAACGGCATTCAGTGCAACAGTCCATTGTCTGACAGGTTGTGCT
It encodes:
- a CDS encoding S8 family serine peptidase; this encodes MHISKLWRNAAALFTVVCLVALIGCDNNTKEDVQLEDFIAASPAGTPIEGQYIVVLKPALAKSSAQMATEMASLYNLETEFVYETALNGFSAKVPAEKLEALRNDSRVSYVEQDQVVKLIPYIQEVHVQKSLAQSTPWGITRVGGSGNGVGKRAWIIDTGIDLDHPDLTVDLANSKSFLSGNQSTNPDDQNGHGTHVAGTVAAKSNTINVVGVAAGATVVSVRVLDRRGSGTTSGVIAGVNYVASKGVTGETANMSLGGGVSTTLDNAVLAASSKVKFALAAGNESDNANNHSPARVNGANIYTVSAVNSSDVFASFSNYGNPPVDYAAPGVSILSLWKNGGTNTISGTSMATPHVCGILLLGNITSDGTAVSDPAAPADPIAHR
- a CDS encoding DUF255 domain-containing protein, whose translation is MKNNVLKVTIPVFLIVLIIVAVGFRSASQLTWYGFDEGLQKAKNENKQVLIDIYTDWCGWCKVMDEKTYTDSRIVQYLNSKFVLIKLNPEKDGPVMFNGKTYNADHFAQGIGVNGYPATAFFESDAKLITLVPGYLKADEFLPILEYIGEKRYNDIGFDDFIKQREKN
- a CDS encoding ABC transporter permease, producing the protein MFTKKMFTVLAWEFIQKVKSKGFIFSMIFMPVVIIGFTLIPTYFADQEPERALNIAIADQTGFATDELSFKLETQFPLQNGRSPVNFVPLPYTTADSVLITGKHLIHKGIVDGFLVVDDEAIRQKQVRYFVKGAGNNRTFQNLERCINNVIIEHHAKQLNLSPLQIQSITQTINVKMILIGSEDTELIQKYLAGIILVMMLFFAIFNSGGSFMRGISEEKNNRVIEILISSISPRELMTGKILGLGCVGLTQIFVWGLLGALFGREALGFLTPFLLFCFAAYFVLGYLLFAGIFSIVGSVLSSEHDIQPVQAVLSMIGILPIALAILVLQNPDSVLVTILSYIPLLTPTLMILRLVISEPSLIQVIGTMIVLLLSLLFMLKLASKIFHVSLLMHGKRPTLNEVIRWARA
- a CDS encoding aconitate hydratase, with protein sequence MFDLDMIKNVYKNLKVKQEKARQLFGRPLTLTEKILVSHFTEPPKTAPERLRTYTDLSPDRVAMQDATAQMALLQFMSSGRSRVAVPSTVHCDHLIQAEVGAEDDLSKAKTDNKEVYDFLASVSNKYGIGFWKPGAGIIHQVVLENYAFPGGLMIGTDSHTPNAGGLGMLAIGVGGADAVDVMAGLPWELKWPGITGVKLTGKLNGWTSPKDVILKLAGILTVKGGTGKIIEYFGPGTESISCTGKGTICNMGAEIGATTSVFPYDSRMAAYLKITERESLAKLCDEYADLLIADPEVFANPEKYYDEIIEINLDELEPHVNGPFTPDKAWPISQLAKAVSDNGYPEEIKVALIGSCTNSSYEDIERSASIARLASAKGVMAKAEFVITPGSEQIRATIERDGQLSDLTKIGGKVLANACGPCIGQWKRHDVQDGEKNTIVSSYNRNFAKRNDGNSATHSFVASPEIVTALALSGRLTFNPLRDFLTNSQGEQVRLNAPSGDELPKNGFITGENGYLAPAKDGSQVKVAVDPTSNRLQLLAPFTSWDGKDIIDVPLLMKAKGKCTTDHISPAGPWLKYRGHLDNISNNLFIGAVNAFGHEPGKGKNVISGEVKSFS
- a CDS encoding amidohydrolase; its protein translation is MNNLLLHNGKFYTGDKTIPECEAVAVLEDKIIAVGSSEDLLREFYRFERIDLNGKRVLPAFTDAHTHFLAYCLKQDQIDLNGINSLEQCLQIIQKRTETTPKGQWIKGSGWNHNLWNPVTYPTRFDLDKISPSHPVCLEARDAHTSWVNSVALKLAGITSSTAFDSTGEIVKDIRAEPTGIIKEEARRLIWDVMGEESVEERVVALKSGMKLAYQNGLGGVHCMETIKDFEAYQILQARNELKLRVNFYFPIRYLNHVIDLGLKSGFGDEWVRFGGMKIFLDGTLGSQTAHMIAPFDHVFPKTWGTEIIDQDKVNELVLNAARHDIACAIHAIGDMANRKALNAYEYQKSLLPEKNLRQRIEHCQLIHPDDLARFGKLGVIASMQPVHIPEDIDAANKYWGQRAQWAYPFRSLLNSGAVIAMGSDMPIETCNVFKGIHAALRRVKQNEIKPWFTEQILNLHEIIYAYTMGAAFASGEEKIKGSISRGKFADMMVLSDDIFTCVPDDIPNISVQKMIVGGEMVFEA
- a CDS encoding helix-turn-helix transcriptional regulator; its protein translation is MKNERGTVTLTIKNMVCNRCVRVVREELEKLGLDVRSVILGEATVASGHVQIDMNRIKGVLNSNGFDIVDDRKAKTVEKIKNAIIRLIHHNENLEAFEMSYSEYIAGEVHADYHQVSALFSSIEGITIEKYIILQKIERVKELLKYGELTLSEISYQMGYSSVAYLSNQFKKVTGFTPSAFKSMTTSSRQSIDLIKKT